The genomic region CGCCCCGTAGCCGGTCAGACCGGGATTGCCGACCAGTCCGACGCCGGAACTCACGTTGTGGATGATGCCCTCGTTCCGAGCTCGCATGTGCGGGAGGACGGCGTGGATGGTTCGGAGGTAGCCGAAGAAGTTGACCTCGAAGGTCTGTTTCGCGTCCGCGAGCGTCTGGTCCTCGAAGAAGCCGAAGTTCAGGACCGCGGCGTTGTTGACGAGCACGTCTATCTGGCCCCACTCGGCGATGATGGCGTCGACTGCGGCCTCGACGTCCTCGTCACTGGTCACGTCGCACTCGTGGTAGCGCAGGCTCTCGGGATGTGTCTCCTGCAGCGATTCGAGGTTCCGCACGTCGATGTCGAGGCCGACAACTCGGTAGCCGTCGTCGAGGAGGGCCCGCAGCATGTGGTGGCCGATACCCTCGTTCGCACCCGTGACGACGACGACCCGTCCCGCGCCAGAACTACTCATGCTGTAGAGAGAACGCTTGCGAGGGATATGAGGTGAGAGCCGATTCCTGCGAGGTGAGAGCGAGCGAGACGCGAGGCCCGTCGCTCAGACCGTGATGACGACCTTTCCGCGAGCGTGCCCAGTTTCGAGATACCGAATCGCTTCGGGCGTCTCCGACAGCGGATACGTCCGGTCGATGGTCGGCGTGACCGTACCGTCCGCCAGGAGTTCGGCCAGCGTCTCCAGATCCTCGGTGTTCACAGTCGCGAGGAACCCACGGAGTCGCTGGTCCGAGAACCGCCCGACAACGACAGCCCTGGCGAGCGTGCCGAGCGGCCCGAGCACTCGACCGCCCGCGCCACTGCAGAGGACGAGCGTCCCCTCGTCTGTCAGCACGCGCCGAAGCGCCGACAGCGAGTGGTTCCCCGCCAGGTCGAAGACGAGGTCGTATCGCTGCTCGCCCGTCGTGAAGTCCGTCTTCGTGTAGTCGATGACGTGGTCGGCCCCGAGCGACCGGACCAGTTCGACGTTCCGCGTGCTGCACACACCGGTCACGGTCCCGCCGAGCGATTTCGCGAGCGGGACGGCGAACGTCCCGACGCCACCCGACGCACCGTTTATCAGGACGCTCTGTCCGGCCGTCAGCTCGCCGTGGTCGCGCAGCCCCTGCAGGGCGGTGGTCGCCGCGACGGGGACCGCCGCTGCTTCTTCGAAGGAGCAGGTGGCCGGTTTCGCGGCGAACGTGTCGACACTGCCGACGACGTACTCGGCGAACGCGCCGGCTGCCTGCCCGAACACCTCATCGCCCGACTGGAACTCCGTGACGTTCGCGCCTACCGCTTCCACGACCCCGGCCACGTCGACGCCCCGGACGGGGGTCGACGGCCGTCGCAGTCCCGACTGTAGCCGCATGAGATACGGCTCGCCACGCATCATGTGCCAGTCGAGCGGGTTCGTGGCCGCCGCCCGAACACGAACCAGTATCTGGTCGGCCGTGGGGACCGGAACCGGAACCTCGCGATGCTCGAGGACATCCGGAGGCCCGTACACGTCCTGGGTGATGGCCAGCATCGTCTCCTCGCGGACCGCGCCGCGGTGGACGTGTGATGAGCCGGTCGAATCCGCTGTGACGTTGTCGCGAGTGGTCGATGCCATAGTCTCTCTGGGATTGAGACGTCGGCTGCGAGAATAGTTCTTCCGTAGAGAAATCGAAGACTGCTACCGCGTCGGCAGCCAGCGCGTCCAGCCCCGGCTGTGCTCGTGGGTCCCCGCCTCCTCGGTCGCGGGCACCGCGCTCACGCGGTGGAAGATGGCTTCGGGGTCCTTGTTCCAGAGCCAGTGCCAGCGGGTCTTGGCCACCAGCGAGAGCTTGCGGGCCAGCGAGAGGTCGGGCTCGTGGTCGATGGTGTTGTAGTCCACTTCCCGGATAGCCCGGTGGTGTTCGGCGTACAGCACCGACGCCAGAAGGACCGCGAACTGGCAGTCCTCGGGCAGGTACCGGATGCCGGCGACGCCCTCGCGGTAGAGGTCCTCGGCGCGGGAGACCTCCTCGCGGACCGCGTCGCGGAACTCGGGCGAGGAGTCGAGGTTCAGGACCTCCTCGACGTCGACGCCGTGGCGTTCCAGTGTCTCGATGGGGAGATAGACGCGGTCGCGGTCGACCACGTCCTCGCGGACGTCCCGGAGGAAGTTCGAGAGCTGGAACGCCTCGCCGAGCTTGACGGCGTGGGGGAGGGCGCGCTCGTACTCCTCGTCGGAGAGGTCCATGATGTCGGTCATCATGACGCCGACGGCGGCCGCGGAGCCGCGCATGTACTCCTCGAGGTCGGAGTACGTCTCGTAGCGGTCCGTCTCGATGTCGGCGGCCATCGCGTCGACGAACTCGTTCACCCACTCGTCGCTGATGTCGTGCTCGTCGCAGAGCTCACAGAACGCCTGCATGACCGGGTCGTCCGTCGGTTCCTGGCCGAGGGCCTGTGCGCGGAGGGTTTCGAGGCGGGCGGCCTGCTGTTCGGGGGCGTCGCCGTCGGGGTCGTCGACGACCTCGTCGGCGATCCGGAAGAAGCCGTAGAGTACGTACGTCGGGTGGCGGATGCGCTGTGGGAGGAGGCGCGTGGCGATGTGGAACGTCTTCCCCGTCTTGCGCTGGATGGCCTTCCCCGCGTTGACCTGTGTTTTCTTCATATGTAGGTTCGGTGTTCGAAAGACCGGCGAGAGCGTGCTTCCGTGGTAATCGATACGTCAGCGACGGGAATAGCCTGCGTCGGTAACCAGTTAGGTTCCCGCCCTGACAGTGCATGACGGCTCATCGCAGGTACCCCCACGAGAGGAGTTTGTCCCCGTCGTTCACCCAGCGGTCGCCGATGTCGTCGCGGTAGTACATGTTCGGGAGGATGATGTCCTCGATGCGGTCGTACGCCTGTTTCTGGGCGGCTCGCATCGAGGTTCCCTTGCCCGTGACGACCAGCGGGATGCCCGAGGAGCCGGAGACGCGCCACTGGCCGTTGGCCGGGGTGACGCCCTCCGCGGTCCCGTCGGGGCCGACTCGCTTCGCGTCCTCGATGTGGACGCCCGGCGGACGCTCGCCCTCGAACGCCTCGCGGAAGACGATGGCCGCGTTCTTCGAGTTCTCGTCGAAGGTCGCGTCGTCGTTGAACGGGAACGGCGGGAGGCAGACCCGGACACCGACCTGGAAGCCGCGATGCACCTCCAGGCCGGGGTCGTTCCCGTTTGCGATGTCGTAGAACAGCTCCGAGATGGGTGTCTTCATGCCCTCCTCCTGGATGAAGATGCCCGGGTAGCCGAAGCGCGGCGTGAACTCCAGCGGGTAGATACCCCGTCCGTTGACGATGCAGTTCAGGTCGATGTAGCCGACGTAGCCCTCCTCGGCCAGCGTCTCCTCCATCGGGCGGAGGGTGCGCTCGAACAGGCTGGTCGGCTCGGTCCAGAACATCGAGGTGCCCATCTCGCCGGTCGGCGGGCCGACGTTGCCCGGGAACAGCTTCTTGTGCTCGAAGTTGACGTTGACCGGCTCGACGAACTCGTTCCCGTTGAAGAACGCGCCGATGGCCACCTCGACGCCCTCGGCCCGGCGCTGGAGTTCGAACGACTGCATCCGGTGGCCCCAGGCCTTCTTGTACGCCCGGAGCACGTCGACCACGTCGCCGCCGTCGTCGTCCTCGCCGACGTACACCAGCCGCTTGACGTTCTGCACCTCGCCCGAGGGTTTGATGACGTACCGGGCGGGGTTGTCCTGGACGAACGAGACGGCCTCGTCGAAGTCGGTGAACCGCCTGCGAGGCAGGATGTTCACGCCGTGGTCGGCGAGTTCCTCCTGCCCGAAGCCCTTGTCCTCCTCGAGGCGGTCGGTGTACTCGGTGCCGCCGACGACCGCGTGCCCCTCCTCGCGAAGTCGTTCCGCGTGGGTCCCGTGGCCGAACACGTCGTCGAAGACGATGACGTCCGCCCAGGCGACATCGGCTTCCCAGTCGTCTGTCTTCTCGACGAAGCCGTCGGCGATCTCGCGTTCGGACTCGCTCTCGATGTAGTACCGAACGTCGTGGCCCTGCTCGCGGACGCGCCAGGCCACGTCACCGACGAGACCGTCGATAGAGACGAAAAGGAAGTTGCGTCGGTCCATACACAGAACGGGCGCGGAATGGGGGTAAATGTTTGGGAGGTGAGAATCCTCTGTGGCTGAACGGTCACTCCCGCCCGTACACCGTCGTCTCGGGATGGAACGTCAGCCAGGCGAACCAGAACATGGTGGACGTGTCGGTGGCAGAGACGAGCATCTCGCCCTCGTGTGGGCCGTCGACGGCCTCGCCGGTCAGACGGTGCCAGCGCGAGCCGTCCGCCAGGAGGTGTGCGTCGTCCACCGGCTCGAAGGTGTGGGCCTCGCCGTCGATTCGGCGGTCCCACGCCACCATGCTCCCGTCGGCCGAGAGCGTGACGACCACGGGGAGCCCGCCGACCGTCTCGTGGATGGGGCCGTCCCACTCGATCTGCTGACGGGGATACGCCCGCGCCTCGCCGTTGGCCGCGACCCCGAGGACCATGGTCCGCCGGCGGAGGCGGGTGTCCGTCCAGGTGTCCTGCCCGAAGCTGCCCAGCTCGGGGAACTGCTCGGCGAGTTCGTTCTGTCGGCCCGCGATATCGATGTCGTAGTTGTAGCGGACCTCGCCGACGACGGTCCCCGAGAGTGGCGGGGGGAGCAACACCTCGGTGGCGGGATGACGCTCGCGCCACTCGGCCCAGGTGGTCCGACTGACCGGGTGCAGGTCGAGCGTCCTCCCCGTTCGTGGCCCGCGGATGGCCGTCGCGAGCAATTGGCTCCAGAGGCTCTCGGTCTCGTCGTCGTACATCACCAGGTCGGCGTGCCACAGCAGTCCGGAGACCCCGAACGTCGCCGGCGTCCCGTCGACAGTCCGGTCGGCGACGACCCCACTCTGGCAGATGGGACAGAAGGTGACGAGCATGGGTTTCGAGAGCGTGTCGTTGACGACCTCGTGCCAGCGAAGGAGCGTCAGGGGATACGCCCGGACCGTGTCGCCGTCGACGACGCCGAGCACCTCGTCGTCCGTCGAGAGTTCGGGCTCGTAGCGCTCGCTGGTCCCGTCGCGGAAGTGGATGTCGTAGCTGACATCGGTCCAGTCTGGGCCGAAGGCGGGGTCGACGATGGCCGGGATGGCGTCCTTGCCCGCCGACCGGTGCAGGGCGGACTCGGGGACCGGCAGCGACACGTCTTCGGGGGCTGTCACGCCCCGCTGGGTCGCACCGGACTGGGCCGTCCCTGGCGGTGTCGAGCCGGTCCCCGAGGGGGACTCGTCCCCGTCACCTCCGCCAGAGAGCCCGGTACAGCCAGCCAGGCCGAGGGCACTCCCGAGCCCAGCCAGCGAACCGAGATACGCCCGTCGTCGCATAGCTCCGGATAGGCACCCCCATCCTAAAGCGGTCCGCCGCCCGTGCGAACGGACCGCACGACCCGGGAACCGACGCGAGACGCCTTCATCTCGCCCGCACAGACAGTACCGGGACGTGAGAGGAACCAGAGAAATTTAAGTAAGCACGCCCGGGATAGCCAACTAATGCGCCTGATTGCCATCGGAATCGGCCTCCTTCTGCTTCTCGCACCGGTCACGGGTGTCGCTGCCGCCGACGGCAGTACACAGGACGTGGCACTCCGAATCACCGTCGTCACCCAGAACGGGGACGGCGTCGGCAACGCCGAGGTCACCGTCACCTACGACGGCCAGAGCCAGACACGCGAGACCGTCTCGAACGGCGAAGTCCTGTTCGACGTGCCCAAGGGAGCCGACGTGAAGATCGACGTGGAACACCCCTTCCTGGTCCGGAACAACGCCGCCACCGTCACCGACGTCAGCGACGGTGACGAGGTGAGCGTGACGATGTACGAGACGGCCAGCGCGTCGTTCACCGTCGAGGACGGCGACGGCCCGGTCGCCGACGCGAACGTCAAGGTCAGGAAGGCCAACCAGCTCCCCGCGGCCACCGGCACGACCGGGAGCGACGGCAGCTTCGAGACCGGCGAGATAGAGAAGGGCGAGTACACGGTGACGGTCACCAAGCCGGGCTACTTCGACGAGGAGACCACGCTCGCCATCAGCGGGTCGACCACGGAGACCTTCGACCTCGAACAGGGGAGCGCGAACGTCCAGTTCTCCGTCGTCGACAGCCACTTCGAGGACCCGCAGCCGCTGGAAGCGACCATCGCCATCGACGGCGTCGGCTCCTTCCAGACCGACAAGAACGGGAACCGCGGCGTGACCCTCGACGTGAACACCGAGTACACGGTCACGGTGAGCAAGGACGGCTACGATGGCCAGAGCGGGACGCTCACCGTGGGCGAGACCGACAAGCAGCTCACCTACGAGATCTCGCGCACCCCCGAGCTCACGCTCGAACCGGCCAACACGCAGGTCGTCGTCGGCCAGACCGTCCGCGTCACGGTCACCGACGAGTACGGTGAGGCCGTCGAGGGCGCGACCGTCCGTGTCGGCGGGACCGACGCGGCCACGACCGGTGCCGACGGCGGTGCGACCGTCGAGATAGCGTCCGCTGGCGACGTGGAACTCGAAGCGGTGAACGGGTCGGTCACCTCGGATAGCGTCACGGTCGAGGGCGTCCAGGCCGCGACCGACGCACCCGAGCAGACCACGACGACCGGGACGACCGAACAGACCACCTCGGCACAGGCGACGACCGCGGCCGACGAAGGTGGTGACGGCTCGACGCCTGGATTCGGCGTCGGTGCTGCAGTGGTTGCGCTCCTGGGGAGTCTCCTCGTCCTCCAGCGCCGGCGCGCCTGAGACGACGAGCCCTCAGTCGAACAGGTCCTCGTGCCGGGACGCGAGGTCGGTGTAGGCACCCGACGAGTAGGCGTCTGCGATCTCTTCTGGGTCGACGCTCGTCTCCGAGAGCGGGACCACCTGTGCGGGGACGCCCCGGACGAACGACTCCGACGGGATGGTGAACCCATCCGGGACCACCGTCCCGGCGGCGACGATACTCCGTTCGCCGACCGTGACGTTCGAGTTGAGCGTCGCGTTGATGCCCACCAGCGAGCCCGTCGCCACGTCCGCG from Haloarchaeobius sp. HME9146 harbors:
- a CDS encoding SDR family oxidoreductase, whose amino-acid sequence is MSSSGAGRVVVVTGANEGIGHHMLRALLDDGYRVVGLDIDVRNLESLQETHPESLRYHECDVTSDEDVEAAVDAIIAEWGQIDVLVNNAAVLNFGFFEDQTLADAKQTFEVNFFGYLRTIHAVLPHMRARNEGIIHNVSSGVGLVGNPGLTGYGATKGAIEAFTKSLRLELQNTNVTVTVMHPTLAATRQAKELDYPASQMSDPADVGRKLARQIESRKPTIFTDWVTRIGLAAAQRFPFLVKKGTERFVEAHEAAQGTSTAGEPVEAET
- a CDS encoding NAD(P)-dependent alcohol dehydrogenase translates to MASTTRDNVTADSTGSSHVHRGAVREETMLAITQDVYGPPDVLEHREVPVPVPTADQILVRVRAAATNPLDWHMMRGEPYLMRLQSGLRRPSTPVRGVDVAGVVEAVGANVTEFQSGDEVFGQAAGAFAEYVVGSVDTFAAKPATCSFEEAAAVPVAATTALQGLRDHGELTAGQSVLINGASGGVGTFAVPLAKSLGGTVTGVCSTRNVELVRSLGADHVIDYTKTDFTTGEQRYDLVFDLAGNHSLSALRRVLTDEGTLVLCSGAGGRVLGPLGTLARAVVVGRFSDQRLRGFLATVNTEDLETLAELLADGTVTPTIDRTYPLSETPEAIRYLETGHARGKVVITV
- a CDS encoding phytoene/squalene synthase family protein produces the protein MKKTQVNAGKAIQRKTGKTFHIATRLLPQRIRHPTYVLYGFFRIADEVVDDPDGDAPEQQAARLETLRAQALGQEPTDDPVMQAFCELCDEHDISDEWVNEFVDAMAADIETDRYETYSDLEEYMRGSAAAVGVMMTDIMDLSDEEYERALPHAVKLGEAFQLSNFLRDVREDVVDRDRVYLPIETLERHGVDVEEVLNLDSSPEFRDAVREEVSRAEDLYREGVAGIRYLPEDCQFAVLLASVLYAEHHRAIREVDYNTIDHEPDLSLARKLSLVAKTRWHWLWNKDPEAIFHRVSAVPATEEAGTHEHSRGWTRWLPTR
- a CDS encoding phosphoribosylamine--glycine ligase, with amino-acid sequence MDRRNFLFVSIDGLVGDVAWRVREQGHDVRYYIESESEREIADGFVEKTDDWEADVAWADVIVFDDVFGHGTHAERLREEGHAVVGGTEYTDRLEEDKGFGQEELADHGVNILPRRRFTDFDEAVSFVQDNPARYVIKPSGEVQNVKRLVYVGEDDDGGDVVDVLRAYKKAWGHRMQSFELQRRAEGVEVAIGAFFNGNEFVEPVNVNFEHKKLFPGNVGPPTGEMGTSMFWTEPTSLFERTLRPMEETLAEEGYVGYIDLNCIVNGRGIYPLEFTPRFGYPGIFIQEEGMKTPISELFYDIANGNDPGLEVHRGFQVGVRVCLPPFPFNDDATFDENSKNAAIVFREAFEGERPPGVHIEDAKRVGPDGTAEGVTPANGQWRVSGSSGIPLVVTGKGTSMRAAQKQAYDRIEDIILPNMYYRDDIGDRWVNDGDKLLSWGYLR
- a CDS encoding DUF3179 domain-containing protein produces the protein MRRRAYLGSLAGLGSALGLAGCTGLSGGGDGDESPSGTGSTPPGTAQSGATQRGVTAPEDVSLPVPESALHRSAGKDAIPAIVDPAFGPDWTDVSYDIHFRDGTSERYEPELSTDDEVLGVVDGDTVRAYPLTLLRWHEVVNDTLSKPMLVTFCPICQSGVVADRTVDGTPATFGVSGLLWHADLVMYDDETESLWSQLLATAIRGPRTGRTLDLHPVSRTTWAEWRERHPATEVLLPPPLSGTVVGEVRYNYDIDIAGRQNELAEQFPELGSFGQDTWTDTRLRRRTMVLGVAANGEARAYPRQQIEWDGPIHETVGGLPVVVTLSADGSMVAWDRRIDGEAHTFEPVDDAHLLADGSRWHRLTGEAVDGPHEGEMLVSATDTSTMFWFAWLTFHPETTVYGRE
- a CDS encoding carboxypeptidase regulatory-like domain-containing protein yields the protein MRLIAIGIGLLLLLAPVTGVAAADGSTQDVALRITVVTQNGDGVGNAEVTVTYDGQSQTRETVSNGEVLFDVPKGADVKIDVEHPFLVRNNAATVTDVSDGDEVSVTMYETASASFTVEDGDGPVADANVKVRKANQLPAATGTTGSDGSFETGEIEKGEYTVTVTKPGYFDEETTLAISGSTTETFDLEQGSANVQFSVVDSHFEDPQPLEATIAIDGVGSFQTDKNGNRGVTLDVNTEYTVTVSKDGYDGQSGTLTVGETDKQLTYEISRTPELTLEPANTQVVVGQTVRVTVTDEYGEAVEGATVRVGGTDAATTGADGGATVEIASAGDVELEAVNGSVTSDSVTVEGVQAATDAPEQTTTTGTTEQTTSAQATTAADEGGDGSTPGFGVGAAVVALLGSLLVLQRRRA
- a CDS encoding gamma carbonic anhydrase family protein → MVDRRHYEFEGSAPNVHDSAYVARDATLVGDVTVEEDASVWPGVVLRGDVGPVRIGASSHVGDNAVFHDSRVEERVMVGHGAVLNDADVATGSLVGINATLNSNVTVGERSIVAAGTVVPDGFTIPSESFVRGVPAQVVPLSETSVDPEEIADAYSSGAYTDLASRHEDLFD